A portion of the Osmerus mordax isolate fOsmMor3 chromosome 22, fOsmMor3.pri, whole genome shotgun sequence genome contains these proteins:
- the LOC136965981 gene encoding zona pellucida sperm-binding protein 3-like, with protein MWVEVHLVELVLFLSLIRVGSNYDRKQPALESHWATTAPVKLHMPPTAEEREPVPANSVEVECGEALVRVVAQQDFLGTGQLIDPADLTLGGCPLKAFDKEKKMLLFEAELQECDSLLMAYEDVLVYTFRLAYAPMPIKGTSIVRGNSAEVSIQCYYQRHLNVSSKGLDPTWIPFVASTVVEQQLLFSLHLMTDDWQARRSSGHYFLGDFINIEASVHQANHAPLRIFIDRCVATLSMDVNSEPRYSFIQNNGCLMDGDMTGSKSHFLQTTSPERLQLALEAFKFHLDDRSSIYITCHLKARSAFIPNDSENKACSFDSRAVRWRPSEGSSDVCDCCEKTCVHQRRKMRSLTSDTDHLWERDEVLGPILIQSRVQEEGLPEFPAEQAELQVVEDQASEGMSWLLVVLAGVCTTVVWLAVMGTVLYLRLRHNLLSSACSKDKPIPA; from the exons ATGTGGGTTGAAGTTCACCTTGTTGAGCTGGTTTTGTTCCTCTCCCTCATACGTGTGGGATCAAACTATGATAGAAAGCAGCCAGCTTTGGAGTCACACTGGGCCACAACAGCTCCTGTCAAACTCCACATGCCACCAACGGCAGAAGAGCGGGAGCCGGTGCCAGCCAACAGCGTGGAGGTAGAGTGTGGGGAGGCCCTGGTGCGGGTGGTGGCCCAGCAGGACTTCCTGGGGACCGGTCAGCTGATCGACCCCGCTGACCTGACCCTGGGGGGCTGCCCTCTGAAAGCCTTCGACAAGGAGAAGAAGATGCTGCTCTTTGAGGCGGAGCTGCAAGAATGCGACAGCTTGCTGATG GCGTATGAGGACGTTCTGGTTTACACCTTCAGACTGGCCTACGCTCCAATGCCCATCAAAGGTACCTCCATTGTTAGGGGCAACAGCGCTGAGGTCAGCATTCAATGCTATTATCAAAG GCATCTCAATGTGAGCAGCAAAGGCCTGGATCCCACCTGGATCCCCTTTGTTGCCTCCACAGTAGTGGAGCAACAGCTGCTTTTCTCACTCCACCTCATGACTG ATGACTGGCAAGCTAGGAGGTCATCAGGTCATTACTTCCTGGGTGATTTTATCAACATAGAGGCGTCCGTTCATCAGGCCAATCACGCCCCTCTCAGGATATTCATAGACCGCTGTGTGGCCACACTGTCCATGGATGTGAACTCTGAACCCAGATACTCCTTCATTCAGAACAATGG GTGTTTAATGGATGGTGACATGACAGGCTCCAAGTCCCACTTTTTACAGACGACCAGCCCTGAAAGGCTCCAGCTGGCGCTTGAAGCCTTTAAGTTCCACCTGGATGACAGGAGTTCA ATCTATATCACCTGTCACCTGAAGGCAAGATCCGCCTTCATCCCCAACGACTCTGAAAACAAGGCTTGCTCCTTTGACTCACGTGCTGTCAG GTGGAGACCTTCAGAAGGCTCGTCCGATGTGTGTGACTGCTGTGAGAAGACCTGTGTTCaccagaggaggaagatgaggagtcTGACCTCAGACACAG ACCATCTGTGGGAAAGGGATGAAGTCCTGGGACCCATCTTGATCCAGAGCAGGGTCCAGGAGGAGGGTCTTCCAGAGTTTCCTGCTGAGCAGGCAGAGTTGCAGGTAGTGGAGGACCAAGCATCAGAAG GAATGTCATGGCTGCTTGTGGTCCTGGCTGGAGTGTGCACTACtgttgtctggctggctgtaATGGGAACAGTGTTGTACCTGAGACTGAGACACAATCTACTTTCCTCTGCATGTTCAAAAGATAAACCAATTCCTGCATGA
- the LOC136966289 gene encoding myosin heavy chain, fast skeletal muscle-like, with protein sequence MSTDAEMAQYGKAAIYLRKPERERLEAQAAPFDAKNACYVPDAKELYLKGMVVKRDGGKCDVKVLITEEVKTFKEEEISPMNPPKFDKIEDMAMMTYLNEASVLYNLKERYAAWMIYTYSGLFCATVNPYKWLPVYDMEVVNAYRGKKRMEAPPHIFSVSDNAFQFMLTDKENQSVLITGESGAGKTVNTKRVIQYFATIAVSGGEKKKEPVPGKMQGSLEDQIIAANPLLESYGNAKTVRNDNSSRFGKFIRIHFHMNGKLASADIETYLLEKSRVSFQLPDERGYHIFYQMMTNHKPELVEMSLITTNPYDYPMISQGQITVASIDDTVELDATDDAIDILGFTSEEKMSIYKFTGAVMHHGNMHFKQKQREEQAEPDGTEVADKIGYLLGLNSADMLKALCYPRVKVGNEYVTKGQTVPQVNNSVSALAKSIYERMFLWMVIRINQMLDTKQPRNYYIGVLDIAGFEIFDYNSMEQLCINFTNEKLQQFFNHTMFVLEQEEYKKEGIVWAFIDFGMDLAACIELIEKPMGIFSILEEECMFPKASDTSFKNKLYDQHLGKNKAFEKPKPAKGKAEAHFSLVHYAGTVDYNITGWLDKNKDPLNESVLQLYGKSSAKLLATLYVAAPAEDTSKKGGKKKGGSMQTVSSQFRENLGKLMTNLRSTHPHFVRCLIPNESKTPGLMENFLVIHQLRCNGVLEGIRICTKGFPSRIIYADFKQRYKVLNAGVIPEGQFMDNKKASEKLLGSIDVNHDEYKFGHTKVFFKAGLLGVLEEMRDEKLATLVTMTQALARGYLMRKEFTKMMERRESVFTIQYNIRSFMNVKHWPWMKVYYKIKPLLQSAETEKELANMKEDYEKCKVALEKSEARKKELEEKMVSLLQEKNDLSLQVASESENLNDAEERCEGLIKSKIQLEAKLKETTERLEDEEEMNAELTAKKRKLEDECSELKKDIDDLELTLAKVEKEKHATENKVKNLTEEMASQDESVAKLTKEKKALQEAHQQTLDDLQAEEDKVNTLTKAKTKLEQQVDDLEGSLEQEKKLRMDLERGKRKLEGDLKLAQESIMDLENDKQQSDEKIKKKDFETSQLLSKIEDEQSLGAQLQKKIKELQARIEELEEEIEAERAARAKVEKQRADLSRELEEISERLEEAGGATAAQIEMNKKREAEFQKLRRDLEESTLQHEATASALRKKQADSVAELGEQIDNLQRVKQKLEKEKSEFKMEIDDLSSNMEAVAKAKGNLEKMCRTLEDQLSEIKTKNDENVRQITDIGGQKARLLTENGEFARQMEEKEALVSQLTRGKQAYTQQIEELKRHVEEEVKAKNALAHGVQSARHDCDLLREQFEEEQEAKAELQRGMSKANSEVAQWRTKYETDAIQRTEELEEAKKKLAQRLQEAEETIEATNSKCASLEKTKQRLQGEVEDLMIDVERANALAANLDKKQRNFDKVLAEWKQKFEEGQAELEGAQKEARSLSTELFKMKNSYEEALDQLETLKRENKNLQQEISDLTEQIGETGKSIHELEKAKKTVETEKSEIQTALEEAEGTLEHEESKILRVQLELNQIKGEVDRKLAEKDEEMEQIKRNSQRVADSMQSTLDSEVRSRNDALRIKKKMEGDLNEMEIQLSHANRQAAESQKQLRNVQAQLKDAQLHLDDAVRASEDMKEQAAMVERRNGLMVAEIEELRAGLEQTERGRKVAEQELVDASERVGLLHSQNTSLLNTKKKLEADLVQVQGEVDDIVQEARNAEDKAKKAITDAAMMAEELKKEQDTSSHLERMKKNLEVTVKDLQHRLDEAENLAMKGGKKQLQKLESRVRELETEVEAEQRRGVDAVKGVRKYERRVKELTYQTEEDKKNVTRLQDLVDKLQLKVKAYKRQAEEAEEQANSHMSKFRKVQHELEEAEERADIAESQVNKLRTKSRDSGKAKEAE encoded by the exons ATGAGTACGGACGCGGAGATGGCCCAATATGGCAAGGCCGCCATTTACCTCCGTAAgcctgagagggagaggcttGAGGCCCAGGCTGCACCCTTTGATGCTAAGAATGCCTGCTACGTGCCTGATGCCAAGGAATTGTACCTTAAGGGTATGGTTGTTAAGAGAGATGGTGGAAAATGTGATGTGAAAGTCCTTATCACTGAGGAG GTAAAAACCTTCAAAGAAGAAGAGATCTCACCCATGAACCCTCCTAAGTTTGACAAGATTGAGGACATGGCCATGATGACCTACCTCAATGAAGCGTCTGTCCTGTATAACCTCAAAGAGCGTTATGCAGCATGGATGATCTAC ACCTACTCTGGGCTCTTCTGTGCCACGGTGAACCCTTACAAGTGGCTCCCTGTGTATGACATGGAAGTGGTCAACGCCTACAGAGGGAAGAAGCGTATGGAGGCTCCACCCCACATCTTCTCCGTCTCTGACAACGCCTTTCAGTTCATGTTGACTG ATAAGGAGAACCAGTCTGTCCTAATCAC TGGAGAATCTGGTGCTGGAAAGACTGTCAACACCAAGCGTGTCATCCAGTACTTTGCCACCATTGCTGTTTCTGGAggtgagaagaagaaggaaccaGTTCCCGGCAAAATGCAG GGTTCCCTTGAGGATCAGATCATTGCAGCTAACCCTCTACTGGAGTCCTATGGTAATGCCAAGACAGTGAGGAATGACAACTCATCTCGCTTT GGTAAATTCATTAGGATTCACTTCCACATGAACGGAAAACTGGCTAGTGCTGACATTGAGACCT acctgctggagaagtcTAGAGTGAGCTTCCAGCTGCCTGATGAGAGAGGCTACCACATCTTCTACCAGATGATGACCAACCACAAACCCGAGCTTGTTG AAATGTCACTTATCACCACCAACCCCTACGACTACCCCATGATCAGCCAGGGTCAGATCACTGTGGCCAGTATCGATGACACAGTTGAGCTTGATGCCACCGAT GATGCTATTGACATCTTGGGCTTCACCTCTGAAGAGAAGATGAGCATCTACAAGTTTACCGGTGCTGTCATGCACCACGGCAACATGCACTTCAAGCAGAAGCAGCGTGAGGAGCAGGCTGAGCCAGATGGCACAGAGG tGGCTGATAAAATCGGTTACCTTCTGGGTCTGAACTCAGCTGACATGCTGAAAGCCCTGTGCTATCCCAGAGTGAAGGTCGGCAATGAGTATGTGACCAAGGGACAGACAGTGCCTCAG GTGAACAACTCAGTGAGTGCTCTGGCCAAGTCCATCTATGAGAGGATGTTCTTGTGGATGGTCATCCGCATCAACCAGATGTTGGACACCAAACAGCCAAGGAACTACTACATCGGTGTGCTTGACATTGCTGGTTTTGAGATCTTTGAC TACAACAGCatggagcagctgtgcatcAACTTCACCAATGAGAAACTGCAACAGTTCTTCAACCACACCATGTTCGTCCTGGAGCAAGAGGAGTACAAGAAAGAGGGCATTGTCTGGGCTTTCATTGACTTTGGCATGGACTTGGCTGCCTGCATTGAGCTCATTGAGAAG CCAATGGGCATCTTCTCCATCCTTGAAGAGGAGTGCATGTTCCCCAAGGCTTCAGACACTTCCTTCAAGAACAAGCTGTATGACCAGCATCTTGGAAAGAACAAGGCATTTGAGAAGCCTAAACCAGCCAAGGGCAAGGCCGAGGCCCACTTCTCCCTGGTCCACTATGCTGGTACAGTGGACTACAAtatcactggctggctggacaaGAACAAGGATCCCCTGAACGAGTCTGTGCTTCAGCTGTATGGAAAGTCCTCAGCCAAACTGTTGGCCACACTCTACGTTGCTGCTCCAGCTGAGG ATACCTCAAAGAAAGGAGGCAAGAAGAAGGGAGGTTCCATGCAGACTGTGTCCTCTCAGTTCAGG GAGAACTTGGGCAAACTGATGACCAACTTGAGGAGCACCCACCCTCATTTTGTGCGTTGTCTGATCCCCAATGAGTCTAAGACTCCAG GTTTGATGGAGAACTTCCTGGTTATCCACCAGCTGAGGTGTAACGGTGTGCTGGAGGGTATTAGGATTTGCACAAAGGGCTTCCCCAGCAGAATCATCTATGCTGACTTCAAGCAGAG ATACAAGGTATTGAATGCCGGTGTCATCCCCGAAGGCCAGTTCATGGACAACAAGAAGGCTTCTGAGAAGTTGCTTGGGTCCATTGATGTGAACCATGATGAGTACAAGTTTGGACACACCAAG GTGTTCTTCAAAGCTGGTCTGCTTGGTGTccttgaggagatgagagatgagaagctTGCTACTCTGGTAACCATGACACAGGCTCTTGCCCGTGGATACCTGATGAGGAAGGAGTTTACCAagatgatggagaggag AGAATCTGTCTTCACCATCCAGTACAACATCCGCTCGTTCATGAATGTGAAACATTGGCCATGGATGAAGGTCTACTACAAGATCAAGCCTCTCCTGCAGAGtgctgagacagagaaggagctggCCAACATGAAAGAGGACTATGAGAAGTGCAAAGTTGCTCTTGAAAAGTCTGAGGCTCgcaagaaggagctggaggaaaagATGGTGTCCCTCCTGCAAGAGAAGAATGACTTGTCTCTCCAAGTTGCATCT GAATCAGAGAATCTGAATGATgctgaggagagatgtgagggtcTGATCAAGAGCAAGATCCAGCTGGAGGCCAAACTCAAAGAGACaactgagaggctggaggatgaagaggagatgaATGCTGAGCTGACTGccaagaagaggaagctggaggatgagTGCTCTGAACTGAAGAAGGACATCGATGATCTGGAGCTTACCTTGGccaaagtggagaaggagaagcatgCCACAGAGAACAAG GTTAAAAACCTGACTGAGGAGATGGCATCTCAAGATGAGAGTGTTGCCAAGCTGACCAAGGAGAAGAAAGCCCTGCAAGAGGCCCACCAGCAGACACTGGATGACctgcaggcagaggaggacaaAGTCAACACTCTGACCAAGGCCAAGACCAAGCTGGAACAACAAGTTGATGAC CTTGAAGGTTCTCTGGAGCAAGAGAAGAAGCTCCGTATggacctggagagaggcaagagaaagctggagggagacctgaaacTGGCCCAGGAGTCCATCATGGACCTGGAGAACGACAAGCAGCAGTCCGATGAAAAGATCAAGAA GAAGGACTTTGAGAccagccagctcctcagcaagaTTGAGGATGAGCAGTCTCTGGGTGCCCAGCTTCAGAAGAAGATCAAGGAGCTCCAG GCTCGTATTGAAGAGCTGGAAGAGGAGATTGAGGCTGAGCGTGCTGCCAGGGCCaaggtggagaagcagagggccGATCTGTCCAGGGAACTGGAGGAGATCagcgagaggctggaggaggccggAGGTGCCACAGCTGCTCAGATTGAGATGAACAAGAAGCGAGAGGCTGAGTTCCAGAAGCTGAGACGTGACCTGGAGGAGTCCACCCTGCAGCATGAGGCCACAGCCTCAGCCCTGAGGAAGaagcaggctgacagtgtggcagagctgggagagcagaTCGACAACCTGCAGCGCGTCAAGCagaagctggagaaagagaagagtgagTTCAAGATGGAGATTGATGACCTCTCCTCCAACATGGAAGCAGTTGCTAAGGCCAAG GGCAATCTGGAGAAGATGTGCCGTACCCTTGAGGACCAGCTCAGTGAGATCAAGACCAAGAACGACGAGAATGTTCGCCAGATCACTGACATCGGTGGACAGAAAGCCAGACTCCTCACTGagaatg GTGAGTTTGCTCgccagatggaggagaaggaggccctGGTGTCCCAGTTGACCAGGGGAAAGCAGGCCTACACCCAGCAGATTGAGGAACTCAAGAGGCATGTTGAGGAGGAAGTCAAG GCTAAGAACGCACTGGCCCATGGTGTCCAATCTGCCCGCCACGACTGTGAcctgctgagggagcagtttgaggaggaacaggaggccaAGGCAGAGCTGCAGCGCGGCATGTCCAAGGCTAACTCTGAGGTGGCTCAGTGGAGAACCAAGTACGAGACTGATGCCatccagaggacagaggagctggaggaggccaa GAAGAAGCTGGCTCAGCGTCTTCAGGAAGCTGAGGAGACCATTGAGGCCACCAACTCCAAGTGTGCCTCTCTGGAGAAGACCAagcagaggctgcagggagaggtggaggacctcATGATTGATGTTGAGAGAGCCAATGCCCTGGCTGCCAACCTGGATAAGAAGCAGAGGAACTTTGACAAG GTTCTTGCAGAGTGGAAGCAGAAGTTTGAGGAGGgccaggctgagctggagggagcTCAGAAGGAGGCTCGTTCTCTCAGCACAGAGCTCTTCAAGATGAAGAACTCCTACGAGGAGGCTCTTGACCAGCTGGAGActctgaagagagagaacaagaactTGCAAC AGGAGATCTCTGACCTGACCGAGCAGATCGGAGAGACTGGCAAGAGCATCCATGAGCTGGAGAAGGCCAAGAAGACAGTGGAGACAGAGAAGTCTGAGATCCAGACggctctggaggaggctgag GGAACTCTGGAGCATGAGGAATCCAAGATTCTTCGTGTGCAGCTGGAGCTGAACCAGATCAAGGGTGAGGTGGACAGGAAGCTGgcagagaaagatgaggagatggagcagatcAAGAGGAACAGCCAGAGAGTGGCTGACTCCATGCAGAGCACCCTGGACTCTGAGGTGCGCAGCAGGAACGACGCCCTGAGGAtcaagaagaagatggagggagacctgaatgAGATGGAGATCCAGCTGAGCCATGCTAACCGCCAGGCTGCTGAGTCCCAGAAGCAGCTGAGGAACGTTCAGGCGCAACTCAAG GATGCCCAGTTGCACCTGGATGATGCCGTCCGTGCCTCAGAGGACATGAAGGAACAGGCTGCCATGGTGGAACGCAGAAACGGCCTGATGGTGGCGGAGATTGAAGAGTTGAGAGCGGGtctggagcagacagagagaggccgcaAAGTGGCTgagcaggagctggtggacGCCAGCGAGAGAGTGGGACTGCTGCATTCCCAG AACACCAGCCTGTTGAACACCAAGAAGAAGCTTGAGGCTGACCTGGTCCaggtgcagggagaggtggacgaCATTGTCCAGGAGGCCAGGAATGCTGAGGACAAGGCCAAGAAGGCCATCACTGAT GCGGCCATGATGGCAGAGGAActgaagaaggagcaggacacCAGCTCTCACCttgagaggatgaagaagaacCTGGAGGTGACAGtcaaggacctgcagcaccgTCTGGATGAGGCAGAGAACCTGGCCATGAAGGGCGGCAAGAAGCAGCTCCAGAAACTGGAGTCCAGG GTGCGTGAGCTGGAGACTGAGGTGGAAgctgaacagaggagaggtgtaGATGCAGTCAAGGGAGTCCGCAAATATGAGCGCAGAGTGAAGGAGCTGACATACCAG ACTGAGGAGGATAAGAAGAATGTAACCAGACTTCAGGACCTGGTGGACAAACTGCAGCTTAAAGTGAAGGCTTACAAGAGACAGGCTGAGGAAGCG GAGGAACAGGCCAACTCTCACATGTCCAAGTTCAGGAAGGTTCAgcatgagctggaggaggctgaggagcgtGCCGACATCGCTGAATCTCAGGTCAACAAGCTCAGAACCAAGAGTCGTGACTCTGGAAAG gcAAAAGAAGCGGAATAG